GGGGGGGAATTGTGGCGCAGAACGGGCCCTTTAATCGTCGCCATCTTCCTGGCGGGGGTCCTGTCTTGGACCTTTAACTTCTTCCGCCAGTGGTACACCGCCAGGGCGGTCGGCAACGTGGTCCTCAACCTTCGCAAGGACGCCTTTGATGCCGCGCTGGCTCGAGACATGTCCTTTTACGACGAGTTTCCCACCGGCAAGATCGTCAGCCGCGTGACCTCGGACACCCAAGACTTCGCCACCGTGGTCACCTTGACCTTGAACCTGATGAGTCAGGTGCTTCAGGTTCTCATCATCGTCGGGATTCTCTTTTTCATCAACGCCCGCTTGGCGCTCATCGCGCTCGCCGTCGCCCCCTTTATCGTGGCGGCGGCGCTGGCATTCCGCCACATCGCCCGCATCACCACGCAGCAGGCCCGGCGCGTCATCGCCCAGGTGAACGCCAACGTGCAAGAGTCCATCACCGGCATCTCGGTCGCCAAGGCCTTCCGGCAGGAGGGGACCATCTACGACGAGTTCAGCCGGGTCAACGCCCAGTCGTACGCCTTGAACTTGCGCCAGGGCCTCGTCTTCAGCGCGATCTTCCCCATCCTCGGCACCATCGCCGGGGTCGGCACCGCCCTTATCGTCTACTTCGGAGGGCGGAGCGTCCTTAATGACGCCGTGACCCCAGGGCAGTGGTTTCTCTTTGTCCAGAGCATCAACCTCTTCTGGTTTCCCTTAACCAGCATCGCCTCGTTCTGGAGCCAGTTTCAGCTCGGCCTCTCGGCCAGCGAGCGGGTTTTCTCGCTCGTCGACGCCGAGCCCCGGGTGGTTCAAGAGGACGATAGGCCGGTACAGGAGGTCTCGGGCCGGATCGAATTTAGGGGCGTGGACTTTCGCTACACCCTCCAAGAGGAGGTGCTGCGGGGCTTTGACATGGTCATCGAGGCGGGCGAGACGGTGGCGCTGGTAGGCCACACGGGGGCGGGCAAGTCGAGTCTGGGCAAGCTGGTGGCACGCTTTTACGAGTTTCAGGGGGGCAAGCTGCTCATCGACGGGCAGGACATCCGCAGCTTTGACCTGCAGAGCTACCGCCGCCATCTGGGCATCGTCCAGCAGACGCCCTTTCTCTTTGGCGGCAGCGTGCGCGACAACATCCGCTACGGCAAGCCCGAGGCGGCGGACGAAGACGTCATCGCCGTGGCCGCGAGCATCGGCGGCGGCGACTGGCGCGAGGCCCTGCCGCAGGGGCTCGACACCGACGTGGGCGAAGGAGGCAAGGGCATCTCGATGGGCCAGCGCCAGCTCGTGGCCTTGGCGAGGGTGCTGCTGCAAGACCCGAGCATCCTCATCCTCGACGAGGCGACCGCCAGCGTCGACCCCCTCACCGAAGCGCAGATCCAAGAGGGGCTCGAGGTCGTCTTAAAGGGCCGCACCGCCATCGTCATCGCCCACCGCCTCTCGACGATAAGGTCCGCCGACCGCATCATCGTGCTGCGCCAGGGCAAAGTTATCGAAGAGGGCAGCCACGAGGCGCTCTTGAGACGGGGCGGGCACTACGCCGAGCTTTACAACACCTACTTCCGCCACCAGTCGCCGGACTACGACCCGGAGCGAACCCCGGCCTGACCTGCCCCGGCCTGAGGAGGCGCCGGGCCTGCCTGCGGCGGCGAGCCGAGAGAAGAGGCTGTGGTAAGAGGCTGTGGTAAGAGGCTGTGGTAGCCCGTCAAAAGCAGATCAGGCGGGGATGAGGTAGGCCTCCAAACGGCACCTGGTCTCGTCGCCTATTGGCGCGGGCTTGTTCGTTTGGTAGTCGAAGACCACCACCACCGAGCGCGTCTCGGCGGCCAGCTCGCCCTCCGCGTAGACGTCCTGTACGAGCTGGACGCTGGTCCGGCCGACCTTGCCGACGCGGGTGAGAACGTGGACCTCGTCGCCGAACCTCGCCTGGCGGCGAAAGTCGAGGGCGAGCTGGGCGAGGATGAGCCCTCTCGTGGTGGCGCCGAACTGCCGGAAGAACTCGAGCCTGGCCTGCTCGACGTAGAGGGCGTAGGCGGTGTTGTTGAGGTGCCCCAGGGCGTCGGTGTCGGCAAAGCGGACCTGGATGTCGGTGCGAAAATCGCTCATGATGGTCTCGTCGGTCTCCGGCCCGGCAGGCGCTGGCAGCGCGGGCAGTAGTGCGTCCCGCGCCCGGCCAAGACGATCTTTTCGACGGCGTCGCCGCAGCGCGGGCAGGGCTCGCCCCCCTTGCCGTAGGCCCTGAGCTCGCTGCTGTAGGCGCCCACCTCGCCGTTCACCGTGCGGTAGTCGTTCAAGGTGGTGCCCTGCGCTGCAATGCTGGCCTCCAAGACCTCGCGGATCGCCGCCATGAGCGCGGGAACCTTTCGCCTCGGCACCCTGTTAGCGGGCGTGAGCGGGTGGAGCCGGCTCCGCCACAGCGCCTCGTCGGCGTAGATGTTGCCCACGCCCGAGACCGGACGCTGGCTGAGGAGATAGCTCTTGAGCGCCACCGACGAGGCTTGCAGCGCCGCGTAAAACCGCCCTGCCGTGAACCCGTCGCCGAGCGGTTCCGGCCCCATCGCCTGCAGCGTCGGCAAGGTAGCATAGTCGCCCGCGGAGACGACGACAAAGCGGCCGAAGCGGCGCGCGTCCTGAAAGTAGAGCGCGGGGTCCTCACCCTCGTCGAGCGCCAGGCTGACCCGCAGGTGCCGCTCGGGCCTGGTGGCGGTGAGGACGCCCGTCATGCCCAGATGGATGATGAGTTCATCCCCGCCGTCTAGCGGCAGGATCAGGAACTTGCCACGGCGGCCTACCGAGAGGATGCGCTGACCGCCCGCCCGCTCGAGCCCCGCGTACTTGGGGCCGGGCGGGGCGTCCTCCAGGCTGGCCGAGACGATCTTGCGCCCGCTCAGCCAGGGCTCGAGCTCGCGCCGCACCGTCTCGACCTCAGGCAGTTCGGGGATAGCGTATCCTCCCCTCGTAGAGCGCCTTGCCGACGATGGCGCCCTCGAGGCCCAAGCTCTCGTACAAGTCCAAGTCGGCGTCACTCGCCACCCCGCCGCCGGCGAGGAGCAGGTGGGGAAAGGCCGCACGCATCCCCCTGACGGGCTCCGGATCGACGCCTCTGAGGGTGCCGTCCCGGGAGATGTCGGTGTAGATCACCTGCCTCACGCCCTGCCCGGCCACGCGCCGGGCGAGGTCCGTCGCGGCGACCTCGCTCAGCTCCGCCCAGCCCCTGACGGCGACCCGGCCGTCCTTGGCGTCGATCGAGACGATGATGCGCTCGGGGCCAAAGTCCGCGAGCAGCGCGTCCACCATGTGCGGCTCGCCCACGGCGGCCGTGCCGATGACCACCCGGTCTACGCACTCGAGCCAGCGCCGGGCCGCCGCGAGGTCGCGGACGCCGCCGCCGACCTCGAGCTTGCAGGAGACGTCGTGGGCGATCTCGGCGATGATATGGCGATTGTCGCCCCGGCCCGTCGCCGCGTCCAGGTCCACGAGGTGCAGCCAGCGGCAGCCGCCCGCGGCCCAGTGGCGCGCGGCGGCAAGCGGCCGCTCGAAATAGACCGTCTCCTGGTCGGGGTCGCCTTCAAAGAGCCTGACGGCCCGGCCCCCTTGGATATCCACGCAGGGAATCACTTCGAACACGCCCAGAGTATAACTTAAGAGTATAACTGGGACACCTTCACCGCCCCATACCCGCGGAACCAGGTCACGAGCCAGAGCCCTGGCGGATATAATGGATGCACCGCTACAGGGCCTGAGCTACAGGGCCTGACTGGGAACGTCTGGACCGCTGGAGCCCGGCCATGAGTCAAACAACCACCCCCACCGCACCGCTCCACACCTTCCACTGCGCGATCTTGCATCCCACGGAGGCGCGCGTTCTCATGCTGCAAGAGGACAGGACATGGTCGCTGCCCAGCTTTGAACCCAAAGACACCTTCGTCAACCAGGTTGCCCAGGTCAACCAGGCCGCGCAAGAACGCTTCGGTATCGCCGCGACCGTCTTGCGCTGCGCGGACTTTAAGGAGGACCAGGAGAGCGTCGCGGCTGTCTTCATCCTCGAGCCTCACGGCTTCAGCAGGCCTCTCGCGGAGGGTGAACGGTGGATCGGCCTTGCGGACCTGCGCGAGCTGGTCCTGGCTGCACCCGAACACAGAGAACTTCTGCAACGCTGCCTCAGCGAAGACGCCGACCCCCGTGCCGCCTTGGCCCCGCGTCCGCCGTGGGCGAGTCGTGGCTGGCTGGAAGAGGCCAAAGCCTGGATCCATGACGAGCTAGGCCATCTCGGCAGGTGGCCCACAAGTTCCCTCGAGCAGATCAAGCAGTGGAGTATCACCTCGCTCTGGCGCCAGCGAACTTCAGCGGGCGATGTCTATTTCAAGGCCGTTCCGCCCCTTTTTGCCAACGAGGGAGGGATTACGCAAGCTTTGGCCGGTCTCTACCCCGGGAACATTCCCGTC
The sequence above is a segment of the Deinococcota bacterium genome. Coding sequences within it:
- a CDS encoding acyl-CoA thioesterase produces the protein MSDFRTDIQVRFADTDALGHLNNTAYALYVEQARLEFFRQFGATTRGLILAQLALDFRRQARFGDEVHVLTRVGKVGRTSVQLVQDVYAEGELAAETRSVVVVFDYQTNKPAPIGDETRCRLEAYLIPA
- the mutM gene encoding bifunctional DNA-formamidopyrimidine glycosylase/DNA-(apurinic or apyrimidinic site) lyase, yielding MRRELEPWLSGRKIVSASLEDAPPGPKYAGLERAGGQRILSVGRRGKFLILPLDGGDELIIHLGMTGVLTATRPERHLRVSLALDEGEDPALYFQDARRFGRFVVVSAGDYATLPTLQAMGPEPLGDGFTAGRFYAALQASSVALKSYLLSQRPVSGVGNIYADEALWRSRLHPLTPANRVPRRKVPALMAAIREVLEASIAAQGTTLNDYRTVNGEVGAYSSELRAYGKGGEPCPRCGDAVEKIVLAGRGTHYCPRCQRLPGRRPTRPS
- the hisA gene encoding 1-(5-phosphoribosyl)-5-[(5-phosphoribosylamino)methylideneamino]imidazole-4-carboxamide isomerase codes for the protein MFEVIPCVDIQGGRAVRLFEGDPDQETVYFERPLAAARHWAAGGCRWLHLVDLDAATGRGDNRHIIAEIAHDVSCKLEVGGGVRDLAAARRWLECVDRVVIGTAAVGEPHMVDALLADFGPERIIVSIDAKDGRVAVRGWAELSEVAATDLARRVAGQGVRQVIYTDISRDGTLRGVDPEPVRGMRAAFPHLLLAGGGVASDADLDLYESLGLEGAIVGKALYEGRIRYPRTA
- a CDS encoding ABC transporter ATP-binding protein/permease, whose translation is MGFIMDGIAAEAYDRSYTDGQLLRRILRYFRPFRLVMVFVAAMIFLTSVMDAALPVLIAGGIDSLAGAGNLGGELWRRTGPLIVAIFLAGVLSWTFNFFRQWYTARAVGNVVLNLRKDAFDAALARDMSFYDEFPTGKIVSRVTSDTQDFATVVTLTLNLMSQVLQVLIIVGILFFINARLALIALAVAPFIVAAALAFRHIARITTQQARRVIAQVNANVQESITGISVAKAFRQEGTIYDEFSRVNAQSYALNLRQGLVFSAIFPILGTIAGVGTALIVYFGGRSVLNDAVTPGQWFLFVQSINLFWFPLTSIASFWSQFQLGLSASERVFSLVDAEPRVVQEDDRPVQEVSGRIEFRGVDFRYTLQEEVLRGFDMVIEAGETVALVGHTGAGKSSLGKLVARFYEFQGGKLLIDGQDIRSFDLQSYRRHLGIVQQTPFLFGGSVRDNIRYGKPEAADEDVIAVAASIGGGDWREALPQGLDTDVGEGGKGISMGQRQLVALARVLLQDPSILILDEATASVDPLTEAQIQEGLEVVLKGRTAIVIAHRLSTIRSADRIIVLRQGKVIEEGSHEALLRRGGHYAELYNTYFRHQSPDYDPERTPA